Proteins encoded by one window of Yamadazyma tenuis chromosome 2, complete sequence:
- a CDS encoding uncharacterized protein (EggNog:ENOG503NY2A; COG:J), translating to MSDQNPAPEPTTGDSSPTASSAPLSTTNLQQHNSNYSPSPRYNNQNKHYNGNNNNSNRQNNSNRQPYNKRNYGNKMNQHPNQYNYNPAAAQAAYAGMYYNYYNYGYPMMPAMGMYGATQPGNPPAASSPTSAYPVMATPGSVASSTQSTPGGPQGSLSPVPQFTPIPAGRVKLTDKDGKQINLEEKKRQLQSSSSATPISSPKKTFASPVKQFVPLRSPVVSAPIISAPPVVPVPVKPVEPAAAPPPAVEDFKERVRRLAAASKQKKEQEAREKKEKEAREKQQKEEGDVKPVPVEKAAEVVVPAPVAVEAPVEKTPAPATTPVVAEKAPESVTAAEPEPVQAPVPVKEVETEKAAEATVEPVEVKPVEVKPVEVKPVAPTGPALESVEPTEPATSSAKAVEIQEPEAADHDAEHEEAEDDEDDEEGEDEEDIEEHQGLDLSQFFERIEKAEIIEDPFSAKYPEPLVGVDSRWKTDYKKYRYDPQFLMQFRDVVQFEVDEEWKNKLAGLGIVAQNNQNRKFGGAPRGMSKGGMQGRFGQLSGRGGQYDGRQGSRNGSKRRGGSTRDKSKRNNQSKRRDDEGKSTIPPEDVKPLEKSANRWVPKPKTSEGDQVNLAPDGVTVILNEEEVERKVKRSLNKLTLEMFEPITDDILKITEQSRWEDDAKTVKQVISLTFAKATDEPYWSSMYAQFCAKMCKMIPDDVSVKETTRDGKEIEVSGGSLARRLLLTTCQQEYEKGWSDKVPFQSDGAPLAMMSDEYYEAAKAKRRGLGLVKFIGQLYLLNMLTDKVVVYCLTNLSKNVEDPSEDSLESLAQLVTAIGPKFEQSERNRNLMQVVFENIQKILDTLKLSSRIKFMLMDLKDLRNAGWVSSNTDQGPKTIKEIHDDAEIKRLEDEKAANERRRKNKGGDSRSNSSRAGSNWGSQPKRVESTSKLTPVKDSKGFTAVSRSQSSRLGESSNLSPREGSKRSESLQSATNIFAALGGEEDHEHEPEHEHEEINLLLIHIFVTNTLHVCSANSVMASKQRTVPKLLLIPQKPVGFDFFSRIDGIASYNVRASFKACISFRDESRIFKLQ from the exons ATGTCCGATCAAAATCCTGCCCCCGAGCCTACAACCGGTGATTCGAGTCCCACCGCCTCTTCTGCCCCTCTaagcaccaccaacttgCAGCAGCATAACTCCAACTATTCTCCCAGCCCCCGGTACAACAACCAAAACAAGCACTATAATGGCAATAACAACAATTCCAATAGACAAAACAACTCGAATCGTCAGCCTTATAATAAGCGGAATTATGGTAACAAAATGAACCAACATCCGAACCAGTACAACTACAACCCGGCTGCAGCCCAGGCTGCCTACGCTGGCATGTACTATAACTACTACAACTATGGTTATCCCATGATGCCGGCAATGGGAATGTACGGCGCTACACAACCAGGTAACCCTCCTGCTGCCTCGAGTCCTACTCTGGCATACCCGGTGATGGCCACGCCTGGCTCGGTCGCATCCTCGACCCAGTCGACCCCAGGTGGTCCACAGGGCAGCTTAAGCCCGGTTCCTCAGTTTACACCTATTCCTGCTGGAAGAGTTAAACTCACCGATAAGGATGGGAAACAGATcaatttggaagaaaaaaaGAGACAGTTGCAGAGCTCATCTTCGGCCACACCCATATCCTCCCCCAAAAAGACGTTTGCTAGTCCTGTGAAGCAGTTTGTGCCTCTCAGATCCCCTGTGGTATCTGCTCCTATCATTCTGGCTCCTCCTGTTGTCCCAGTACCGGTAAAGCCTGTCGAACCGGCTGCTGCTCCTCCGCCAGCTGTGGAGGACTTTAAAGAAAGAGTCAGAAGATTGGCTGCTGCTTCCaaacagaagaaggagCAAGAAGCCagagaaaagaaggaaaaggaAGCCAGAGAAAAGCAGCAGAAGGAAGAGGGTGACGTGAAGCCAGTGCCGGTTGAGAAGGCAGCTGAAGTCGTTGTGCCTGCCCCTGTTGCTGTTGAAGCTCCAGTGGAGAAGACTCCCGCACCAGCCACCACTCCAGTTGTGGCTGAAAAGGCCCCGGAGTCAGTAACGGCTGCCGAGCCTGAACCAGTTCAAGCCCCTGTGCCTGTAAAAGAAGTGGAGACTGAAAAGGCTGCTGAAGCTACTGTCGAACCTGTCGAAGTCAAACCTGTCGAAGTCAAACCTGTCGAAGTCAAACCTGTCGCACCAACCGGGCCAGCTCTCGAATCTGTCGAACCAACTGAACCAGCTACTTCTTCTGCCAAGGCTGTCGAGATCCAGGAACCTGAAGCTGCTGATCACGATGCTGAGCATGAAGAGGCCGAAgacgacgaagatgacgaagaaggcgaagatgaagaagatattgaagaacatcaaggTTTGGACTTGTCTCAGTTCTTCGAAAGGATCGAAAAGGCCGAAATCATCGAAGACCCATTCTCTGCCAAATACCCCGAACCTCTCGTGGGTGTCGACTCCAGATGGAAGACCGACTACAAGAAATACAGATATGACCCCCAATTTTTAATGCAATTCCGTGATGTTGTACAGTTCGAAGTGGATGAAGAGtggaagaacaagttggcCGGCTTGGGTATCGTAGCCCAAAATAACCAGAATAGAAAGTTCGGCGGCGCCCCAAGGGGAATGAGTAAAGGTGGAATGCAAGGAagatttggtcaactttCTGGAAGAGGAGGGCAATACGATGGCAGACAAGGATCTAGAAATGGATCCAAGAGAAGAGGCGGAAGCACCAgagacaagtccaagagaAATAACCAGTCCAAGAGGAGAGATGATGAAGGTAAATCAACCATACCTCCGGAAGATGTTAAACCATTGGAGAAGTCTGCCAACCGGTGGGTTCCAAAACCTAAAACCCTGGAAGGCGATCAAGTTAATTTAGCTCCTGATGGAGTGACTGTTATtttgaatgaagaagaggtggAAAGAAAAGTGAAGAGAtcgttgaacaagttaACCTTGGAAATGTTCGAGCCTATCACCGAcgatatcttgaagattaCTGAACAAAGTAGATGGGAAGATGATGCAAAGACTGTCAAGCAGGTTATCTCTTTGACGTTTGCAAAGGCTACTGATGAACCTTATTGGTCTTCCATGTACGCCCAATTCTGTGCCAAGATGTGTAAAATGATACCCGATGATGTGAGTGTGAAGGAAACCACTAGAGATGGCAAAGAAATTGAGGTTTCTGGTGGTTCTTTAGCAAGAAGATTATTATTGACCACTTGTCAACAAGAATATGAAAAGGGTTGGTCTGATAAAGTTCCTTTCCAGTCTGATGGTGCTCCATTAGCCATGATGTCTGACGAATATTACGAGGCTGCCAAAGCCAAGAGAAGAGGTCTTGGattggtcaagttcattggtcaattgtacttgttgaatatGTTGACTGacaaggtggtggtgtatTGTTTGACTAACTTGAGTAAGAATGTTGAAGACCCATCGGAAGATAGTTTGGAAAGTTTGGCTCAATTAGTTACAGCTATTGGACCCAAATTTGAACAAAGTGAAAGAAACAGAAACCTCATGCAAGTTGTGTTTGAGAATAttcaaaagatcttggacaCCTTGAaattatcatcaagaatcaAGTTTATGTTaatggacttgaaagatttAAGAAACGCAGGTTGGGTATCAAGTAACACTGATCAAGGGCCAAAGACAATCAAAGAAATTCATGATGATGCTGAAATTAAGAGGttagaagatgaaaaggCTGCCAACGaaaggagaagaaaaaataAAGGTGGTGattcaagatcaaattCTAGCAGAGCTGGCTCAAACTGGGGATCCCAACCTAAAAGAGTGGAGTCCACTTCCAAATTGACCCCTGTGAAGGATTCCAAAGGATTTACTGCTGTCTCTAGATCTCAATCGTCGAGACTTGGTGAATCCAGTAATTTGTCTCCAAGAGAAGGTTCCAAGAGAAGCGAATCCCTCCAATCAGCAACCAATATATTTGCTGCCTTGGGAGGTGAGGAAGACCATGAGCATGAACCTGAACACGAGCATGAAGAG ATCAATCTCTTGTTAATTCACATTTTTGTCACGAATACTTTGCATGTCTGTAGTGCTAATTCGGTGATGGCTCTGAAACAACGCACTGTTCCTAAACTTCTTCTTATACCTCAAAAGCCTGTCGGGTTCGATTTCTTCTCCAGAATAGATGGAATTGCCAGCTACAATGTCAGGGCTCTGTTCAAAGCATGTATCCTGTTCAGAGACGAATCTCGTATTTTCAAGTTGCAGTAA
- a CDS encoding uncharacterized protein (COG:S; EggNog:ENOG503P0R3), whose protein sequence is MAPVISDDESENQPSALPSDIDLEDEEEEDMEESEVELDDDEELEDEEDIPSVSDQEDNYKLEDPDDEMDEDLELKDEEDEYSETPAPSSSRGLPLRRANKPATQSRGQPQRESRKRNFNYYEVGAEDLGDDAVDTSVSTTPRPQDSAEPLGSEDLDPDLILTDEEAEYNPANHRSRMTERQRRLEMTEELSGSDTAKKSKVPKKEVKETEEQAALRKAETARRRLDYKNKQLEEEKQDTLNKLLKRRANKVREVQDAESKDEVKLLKPRRPVVKHPALMRYTNVAGGSTLSIA, encoded by the coding sequence ATGGCACCAGTAATCTCAGACGACGAAAGCGAAAACCAGCCTTCCGCGCTCCCCTCTGACATCGACCTCGAagacgaggaagaagaggatatGGAAGAATCGGAAGTCGAGCTCGACGACGATGAAGAGCTagaagatgaggaagatATCCCCAGTGTCAGCGACCAGGAAGACAACTACAAACTAGAAGATCCTGATGACGAAATGGACGAGGACCTCGAGCTCAAAGACGAGGAGGACGAATATAGTGAGACGCCAGCGCCGTCATCGTCCCGGGGTCTCCCTTTACGTCGTGCCAACAAACCTGCTACCCAATCTAGAGGCCAACCACAAAGAGAGTCTCGTAAACGAAACTTCAATTACTACGAAGTGGGTGCCGAAGACCTCGGCGACGACGCCGTCGACACATCGGTATCAACCACGCCACGTCCCCAGGATAGTGCTGAACCGTTGGGTTCCGAGGACCTTGATCCTGACTTGATTCTCACTGACGAGGAAGCCGAGTACAATCCTGCCAATCATCGGTCCCGAATGACAGAACGGCAACGCAGACTAGAGATGACGGAAGAGCTATCGGGAAGTGACACGGCAAAGAAACTGAAGGTGCCCAAAAAAGAAGTGAAGGAAACTGAAGAACAGGCAGCTCTTCGAAAGGCTGAGACTGCGCGAAGACGATTGGACTACAAAAACAAGCAATTGGAAGAGGAAAAGCAGGAcactttgaacaagttgttgaagcgTAGAGCCAATAAGGTGCGGGAAGTGCAAGACGCAGAGTCCAAAGACGaggtgaagttgttgaagccCAGACGGCCTGTGGTGAAACACCCTGCTCTTATGCGGTACACCAATGTTGCTGGTGGGCTGACCTTGAGCATCGCTTAG
- a CDS encoding uncharacterized protein (EggNog:ENOG503Q3N5; COG:O): protein MYCNQLMNYWIYFILLVGCVASEFASEISRVQSLLSTEGPNLSTLNEFANLISSIEKSEVSYSGLSQLYFRKSLIEINLSRDKDAIVDLRRTLELDPTLRPAQQKLADLLLETGHYNDPIFETIGDKDLGTKAAAFHQAYVDMVSAYTAGDFETCNELLENQLLPVSPMNTTIHQYHVETLKRTSKDPQKLMGAYSKVLRLDAAKNMDYFGELSNYLLFTQVSFDKAFTNVKQCLRLDNEHKTCIRLSKFYSKFRKVLGFLEAYSIELSHLYLSENSEPTIDFTDTAATIDFKYVVEFLFDEKPTKRQLAGLPSSIKTNHDYLMHFVHEFEAESGLLLQFVQDLDRILCEAFIHGNNAKLAGMMCLRVKDNAFLPKRIPEIDKLLEKRQFDKVEALMKSLPANTRKTKLFQSRWAPVDAYIREQQQKQRQQQQQQQQRYHQQRQQQQQQQQQQRAPPSAPKNDYYKVLDIPRDADEKTIKRAYRAQTLKYHPDKFKRSGLTEEQMEQKMQEVNQAYEVLSSKELKERYDRGDDPNDQSPGGGSSPFHGGSPFRAQGGHGGQQFQFKFSSGDFFGGNGGFKFAQFGGNQRANF from the coding sequence ATGTATTGcaaccagttgatgaactATTGGATATACTTCATACTTTTGGTGGGATGTGTGGCACTGGAGTTTGCTCTGGAGATCCTGCGAGTCCAGCTGTTGCTCCTGACCGAAGGTCCGAACTTGAGCACGCTCAACGAGTTTGcaaacttgatttcttccataGAGAAGAGTGAGGTGTCGTACAGCGGATTATCCCAGTTATACTTTCGAAAGTCGTTGATAGAGATCAACCTCAGCCGTGACAAGGATGCTATCGTGGACTTGCGGCGGACCCTTGAGTTGGACCCGACGTTGCGGCCAGCCCAGCAAAAACTAGCtgatttgttgttggagacCGGGCATTACAACGACCCGATATTTGAGACCATTGGTGACAAAGATCTTGGTACCAAGGCCGCCGCCTTCCACCAGGCATATGTGGATATGGTGTCGGCGTACACGGCGGGCGACTTTGAGACGTGCAACgagcttcttgaaaacCAGTTATTGCCTGTATCACCTATGAACACCACCATTCACCAGTACCACGTTGAGACGTTGAAGCGCACGCTGAAGGATCCGCAAAAGCTCATGGGTGCGTACTCCAAGGTTCTCCGGTTGGACGCTGCCAAAAACATGGACTATTTCGGAGAGTTGTCAAACTATTTGCTCTTCACGCAGGTGAGTTTCGACAAGGCTTTCACCAACGTCAAGCAGTGTTTGCGTTTGGACAACGAGCACAAAACATGTATCCGGCTCCTGAAGTTTTACTCCAAGTTCCGAAAGGTTTTGGGGTTCTTGGAGGCGTATTCAATAGAGTTGAGCCACCTTTATTTGAGCGAAAACTCCGAACCCACCATTGACTTCACTGACACCGCCGCCACCATCGACTTCAAGTATGTGGttgagtttttgtttgacGAGAAGCCAACAAAGAGACAGTTGGCTGGATTACCGTCCAGTATCAAGACAAACCACGACTACTTGATGCATTTTGTGCACGAATTTGAGGCTGAATCTGGACTTTTGCTACAGTTCGTCCAGGACTTGGACCGAATTCTCTGCGAGGCGTTTATTCACGGAAATAATGCTAAGTTGGCGGGGATGATGTGTTTGAGAGTCAAGGACAATGCGTTTCTACCCAAACGAATCCCAGAAATCGATAAGCTTCTCGAGAAAAGGCAGTTTGACAAGGTCGAAGCACTCATGAAGAGCTTGCCCGCAAACACCCGCAAAACCAAGCTTTTCCAGAGCCGGTGGGCACCTGTTGATGCGTATATACGAGAGCAACAACAGAAGCAGAgacaacagcaacaacaacaacaacaaagatACCACCAACAGCggcaacaacaacaacaacaacagcagcagcaaaGAGCTCCTCCAAGTGCCCCCAAGAACGACTACTACAAAGTTCTTGACATTCCACGGGATGCAGACGAAAAGACTATCAAAAGGGCTTATAGAGCACAAACGTTGAAGTATCACCCtgacaaattcaaaagaagCGGACTCACGGAAGAGCAGATGGAGCAGAAAATGCAAGAGGTTAACCAGGCGTACGAGGTTCTCTCGAGTAAAGAGCTCAAAGAGCGGTACGACCGTGGAGACGACCCCAACGACCAACTGCCAGGCGGCGGATCCTCACCATTCCATGGCGGATCACCGTTCAGGGCCCAGGGCGGCCATGGCGGTCAGCAGTTCCagttcaagttttccaGTGGTGATTTTTTTGGAGGTAACGGAGGATTTAAGTTTGCCCAGTTTGGGGGTAACCAACGGGCAAACTTCTAA
- the RPT6 gene encoding 26S proteasome regulatory subunit 8 (EggNog:ENOG503NV58; COG:O): MTVSIDNSYVHEGGIKPYFEQQIQDTEISVQNTTENLRRLEAQRNKLNNKVRQLKDELRLLQEPGSYVGEVIKVMGLNKVLVKIHPEGKYIVNVSKDIDIKKLTPSLRVCLKADSYDLHKILPNKVDPLVSLMMVEKVPDSTYDMVGGLDKQIKEIKEVIELPVKHPELFESLGIAQPKGVILYGPPGTGKTLLARSVAHHTECKFIRVSGSELVQKYIGEGSRMVRELFIMAREHAPSIIFMDEIDSIGSSRVEGSSGGDSEVQRTMLELLNQLDGFESSKDIKIIMATNRLDILDPALLRPGRIDRKIEFPAPTVAARADILKIHSRSMNLTRGINLRKIAEKMNGCSGADVKGVCTEAGMYALRERRIHVTQEDFELAVAKVMSKNDEGAVSLAKLFK, from the coding sequence ATGACTGTGTCAATAGATAATTCGTACGTGCACGAGGGTGGAATCAAGCCTTACTTCGAGCAACAGATCCAGGACACCGAGATCCTGGTGCAGAACACCACCGAAAATTTACGTCGGTTGGAGGCCCAACgaaacaagttgaacaacaaagTGCGCCAGTTGAAGGACGAATTGCGTTTACTTCAAGAGCCCGGCTCATACGTCGGAGAGGTCATCAAGGTGATGGGCTTGAATAAggtgttggtgaaaatCCACCCGGAAGGAAAGTACATTGTGAATGTCAGTAAGgatattgatatcaagaagttgacgCCCAGTTTGCGAGTATGCTTAAAGGCCGACTCGTACGACTTGCACAAGATTTTACCCAACAAAGTCGACCCGTTGGTGtcgttgatgatggtggaGAAGGTTCCTGACTCGACCTACGACATGGTGGGAGGCTTGGATAAACaaatcaaggaaatcaaggaaGTGATCGAGTTACCTGTGAAGCACCCCGAATTGTTTGAGAGCTTGGGGATTGCTCAGCCCAAGGGGGTCATTCTCTACGGACCTCCTGGAACCGGTAAGACGTTGTTGGCCCGGTCCGTGGCCCACCACACCGAATGTAAGTTTATTCGTGTGTCTGGAAGTGAGTTGGTCCAGAAGTACATTGGAGAAGGGTCTCGAATGGTGAGAGAGTTGTTTATCATGGCGCGGGAACACGCTCCTTCGATCATATTCATGGACGAAATCGACTCCATTGGATCTTCCCGAGTTGAAGGTTCAAGTGGGGGGGATTCAGAGGTACAAAGAACTATGTTGGAGCTATTGAACCAGTTGGACGGATTTGAGAGCTCTAAGGACATTAAGATCATCATGGCCACCAACCGATTGGATATCTTGGACCCAGCGTTGTTAAGACCCGGTAGAATCGATAGGAAAATCGAATTCCCAGCCCCAACCGTGGCTGCCAGAGCCGATATCTTAAAAATCCACTCGCGGTCCATGAACTTGACTAGAGGCATCAACTTGCGCAAGATCGCAGAGAAGATGAACGGGTGCTCGGGAGCTGATGTCAAAGGAGTCTGTACAGAGGCTGGAATGTATGCATtgagagaaagaagaatccacGTGACCCAGGAGGACTTTGAGTTGGCGGTCGCCAAGGTCATGAGTAAAAACGACGAGGGTGCTGTGTCACttgccaagttgttcaagtag
- a CDS encoding uncharacterized protein (EggNog:ENOG503NVNB; COG:O): protein MPVQNAIPGQPQYMNQSPNMQFPQQPMNPQFMGQQPPQGQSMRPVMSRAATLQPMNGANPMKTPNQINAFNPMQPPNSAPLPTSTSSHSGGNSSNHTPQMGNQPPPNQRMPSWSGPPGKPVVVNNGFTPQEQQFPNELNIKIFKRNLGNASVVRVLDIVDQISNEQRSTLSSVDFWNRVVQSYFTPSSVLRLVMTPDVNNKPPYEGFYGKPFELNSVTAPRFFASVLKSESFSRFTVSLPGTKFQVMNNGSISILSRLLVTYYFNDGSVANVTGGCKILMNRDFRIEWINCRFLSYHSSLNVVSIDKAWESLSTKSEINDIKQQLLASIQNNCMSYRNASSSGFDTGSMRLMQIGDVMTHLKSLMGFAMVNNVKSPIKALELFMTANNNYQASLMKQRQMQQQQLQQQHHAFQVQAQAQAQAQVQVHAQAQAQAQAQAQAQAQAHAHAHAQAQAQAQGQANPQSGIPPNSAQAPGVTSGNTPSPTDDGKLKKRRISIAGGGSAANSPLNPDVGPKRRNRSYIIINHHRHVMTDATSAEKDSGEQLQSPHVNGVSSQTTSELSEIAQSQHGGSDTESLSDGEDGELQQNLQLPLSEIIRPKTLTNYIGQDHLVGPHGRIHDFIRLKYLPSMILHGPPGVGKTTLASILAAETGYVFVEFSATDGTLIHLKNLSRIIEIENNKRQSQNKDYLSLVVFIDEIHRFRINQQDFLLPLVEAGQFVFIGATSVDPKSRIRRAILSRCQVFELKKLHDGHLMMILDQAILYDNIKRKTVYGLQFLGYNRNIKEWLIEIVRGDSRRLINFIEVISLNFHSSEYCYSGTYAPVQVEFEYIVRLCEVLQTTQLSPLCLKSEYTSLFESIRNFPSRVFAERQASASKKAYSLIQHPSDSDKLNERSSALVDNSNDNFYRNEDNHYIMRSDNVLQYEYARQMEFSDNEYENTSGYLSDAEVDYAISTTINQKSRSDRFQVVSAISTLLQLLASHEPPIKIARNLLLFSIVFVDDNSLLPKIMGLVKSFKSVNINVQKALSNLVEKLAKSRKQKVSVVSKLRIAKRFWKHRRADRPRAPSLEVDYDQQLIASLLQPPRATSTYRNDEISTLTIETLEFNDLESNLGTPAFGENVLDLQTSHNSPIIVELDGEGDSPHGQHSPIVVEDDEVYLSDSPLSSVSSELLEAFPEASNANFLATSETSISSDD from the exons ATGCCTGTTCAAAATGCTATCCCGGGCCAGCCCCAGTATATGAACCAGAGTCCCAACATGCAATTTCCTCAGCAACCCATGAACCCCCAATTCATGGGCCAGCAGCCACCCCAAGGCCAGTCTATGCGCCCTGTGATGCTGCGTGCAGCCACGCTACAGCCCATGAATGGAGCCAATCCCATGAAGACCCCCAACCAAATAAATGCCTTTAACCCCATGCAACCACCTAACCTGGCACCGTTACCCACGTCGACCAGCAGCCATTCGGGCGGCAATTCCTCCAACCATACGCCGCAGATGGGCAACCAGCCGCCCCCCAACCAGCGCATGCCATCGTGGAGCGGGCCACCTGGAAAACCCGTGGTGGTGAACAACGGTTTTACTCCCCAAGAACAGCAATTCCCCAACGAGCTTaacatcaagatcttcaagcGAAATCTTGGTAACGCCAGTGTGGTGCGAGTTTTGGATATAGTTGACCAGATCAGCAACGAGCAGCGGTCGACCTTGTCGTCGGTGGACTTTTGGAACCGAGTGGTGCAATCGTACTTCACGCCGTCGTCTGTGTTACGTTTAGTAATGACCCCCGacgtcaacaacaaaccTCCGTACGAAGGCTTTTATGGGAAGCCGTTCGAATTGAACTCAGTGACAGCCCCACGGTTCTTTGCGTCTGTACTAAAATCTGAACTGTTTAGTCGGTTCACTGTGTCGTTACCTGGTACAAAGTTCCAGGTGATGAACAACGGATCCATCTCGATTCTCTCGCGGTTGCTTGTAACCTACTACTTCAACGACGGTAGTGTGGCCAACGTCACTGGAGGCTgcaagattttgatgaacCGAGACTTTCGCATTGAGTGGATCAACTGCCGCTTCTTGAGCTACCATAGTAGCTTGAACGTCGTGAGCATTGACAAGGCATGGGAGTCCCTTTCTACCAAGAGCGAGATCAACGATATTAAGCAGCAGTTGTTGGCCTCCATCCAAAATAACTGTATGTCCTATAGAAACGCTCTGTCGTCTGGTTTCGATACCGGTTCCATGCGACTAATGCAAATTGGAGACGTGATGACCCATTTGAAGTCTCTTATGGGCTTTGCGATGGTCAATAATGTCAAGTCACCCATCAAGGCCTTAGAGTTGTTCATGACAGCCAACAATAACTACCAGGCCCTGTTGATGAAACAAAGACAAAtgcaacagcaacagctACAACAGCAACACCAtgctttccaagttcagGCGCAAGCCCAAGCCCAAGCgcaagttcaagtccatGCCCAAGCTCAAGCTCAAGCTCAGGCTCAAGCTCAGGCGCAAGCCCAGGCTCATGCTCATGCTCATGCTCAGGCTCAGGCTCAGGCGCAAGGCCAGGCAAACCCTCAGTCGGGAATACCGCCAAACTCAGCTCAGGCTCCAGGCGTAACGTCCGGAAACACACCCTCGCCTACTGACGACGGCAAACTCAAAAAGAGGCGAATTAGCAttgctggtggtgggagtGCTGCCAACTCGCCGCTCAATCCCGATGTTGGCCCCAAGCGAAGAAA TCGGTCCTACATAATTATCAAT CATCATCGGCATGTTATGACGGACGCAACATCAGCAGAAAAAGACTCTGGTGAACAACTCCAATCCCCTCATGTCAATGGGGTTCTGTCTCAGACCACCTCTGAGCTTTCAGAAATCGCCCAGTCCCAACATGGCGGTTCAGACACAGAGTCGTTATCAGATGGAGAAGATGGTGAGCTACAAcaaaaccttcaacttccaCTTTCCGAGATCATTCGACCAAAAACATTGACGAATTACATTGGCCAGGATCATCTCGTTGGTCCACATGGCCGAATTCACGATTTCATCCGCTTGAAGTACCTTCCTTCAATGATTCTTCATGGCCCACCTGGAGTCGGAAAAACCACCTTAGCATCTATATTAGCAGCAGAGACTGGATACGTATTTGTGGAGTTTTCTGCCACCGACGGGACCCTCATACACCTTAAAAACCTTCTGAGAATCATCGAGATCGAAAACAACAAACGTCAGCTGCAAAACAAGGATTACCTTCTGTTAGTGGTGTTCATTGATGAGATCCACCGATTCCGAATCAACCAGCAGGATTTCTTGTTACCGTTGGTCGAAGCCGGCCAGTTTGTGTTTATAGGTGCCACGTCTGTGGATCCAAAACTGAGAATTCGAAGAGCTATACTATCTCGGTGTCAGGTgtttgagttgaagaagttgcaCGATGGCcatttgatgatgatctTGGATCAGGCCATTCTCTACGACAATATTAAGCGGAAAACTGTCTACGGTCTACAATTCCTTGGATACAACCGTAACATTAAAGAATGGCTCATTGAAATCGTCAGAGGTGATTCCAGAAGACTAATTAACTTTATTGAGGTCATAAGCTTGAATTTCCACAGCAGTGAATACTGTTATTCAGGCACTTATGCCCCGGTCCAGGTCGAATTTGAATATATTGTTAGACTTTGCGAGGTCCTTCAAACAACCCAATTGTCAccattgtgtttgaagCTGGAATACACTTCTCTCTTTGAATCAATTAGGAATTTCCCAAGCAGAGTTTTTGCTGAGAGGCAGGCCTCTGCCTCAAAGAAAGCTTATTCCCTTATACAACATCCCAGCGATTCCGATAAACTCAATGAGAGGTCTAGTGCCCTAGTGGATAATTCGAATGATAACTTCTATCGAAATGAAGACAATCACTATATCATGAGATCAGACAATGTACTCCAGTACGAATACGCCAGACAAATGGAGTTTTCAGACAACGAGTATGAAAATACCTCGGGATATTTGAGTGATGCGGAGGTTGATTATGCTATTAGCACGACTATTAATCAAAAATCTAGATCTGATAGGTTTCAAGTTGTATCTGCGATTTCTACCTTGTTACAGCTTCTAGCATCCCATGAGCCTCCAATAAAAATCGCTCGAAATTTGTTGTTATTTAGCattgtttttgtggatgataaTTCCTTGTTGCCCAAGATCATGGGTTTGGTGAAATCCTTCAAATCAGTGAACATAAATGTGCAGAAGGCATTGAGCAACTTGGTTGAGAAACTAGCCAAATCTAGAAAACAAAAGGTATCTGTGGTTCTGAAGCTCAGAATTGCCAAGCGGTTTTGGAAGCACAGAAGGGCAGACCGACCGAGGGCTCCTCTGCTTGAAGTGGACTACGATCAACAGTTAATAGCTTCCTTGTTGCAACCTCCCCGTGCCACTTCGACTTATAGAAATGACGAGATTTCAACCCTTACTATCGAAACCCTCGAATTCAACGACCTAGAACTGAATCTTGGAACTCCAGCTTTTGGTGAAAATGTACTTGATCTCCAAACTAGCCATAACTCTCCAATAATAGTTGAGTTAGACGGAGAGGGTGATAGTCCACACGGTCAACACTCTCCAATAGTTGTTGAGGATGACGAGGTGTACTTGAGCGACAGTCCGTTGTCTTCTGTATCTTCTGAGCTTCTCGAGGCCTTTCCAGAGGCGTCGAATGCCAACTTTTTGGCCACTTCAGAAACTTCAATATCTAGTGACGATTAA